A genomic region of Papaver somniferum cultivar HN1 chromosome 7, ASM357369v1, whole genome shotgun sequence contains the following coding sequences:
- the LOC113294738 gene encoding uncharacterized protein LOC113294738, whose protein sequence is MEEHVSFKLNNGHSIRFWLDNWSNTGTLRSKYPAIYKVCSRKNASLSDMIVDGRLHCQVRRRLYHYEQLEWDLLCNELGHVHGMNGEADVVEIMGGFSVKKCYDLLVQEDVVCDFSKFLWKNGIPLKVSFLICAIFHDSLRTYAMLSHRGMPFDDVRCSLCKGEEETTDHLMLRCPFEVKVWSYFIKAFQISWVFPDTVKKIFESWRMNNLKGRCKQVWWKVIYAVHWQLWKERNNRALGGRARDTDEVIMLIKQTIVLWFFDRDVFKEITVNQVIFHWETVLHM, encoded by the coding sequence ATGGAGGAACATGTAAGTTTTAAACTGAACAATGGGCATTCTATAAGATTTTGGCTTGATAATTGGAGTAATACTGGTACTTTGAGGTCTAAATATCCTGCAATTTATAAAGTATGCAGTAGAAAGAATGCATCTTTGTCTGACATGATTGTGGATGGGAGATTGCATTGTCAGGTCAGGAGAAGGCTTTATCATTATGAACAGTTGGAATGGGACTTATTATGTAATGAATTAGGACATGTACATGGGATGAATGGGGAAGCAGATGTTGTGGAGATTATGGGAGGATTTTCAGTCAAGAAGTGTTATGATTTATTAGTTCAGGAGGATGTTGTTTGTGACTTTAGTAAGTTTTTGTGGAAAAATGGTATTCCTCTAAAGGTGAGCTTCTTAATTTGCGCAATATTTCATGATTCATTGCGAACATATGCTATGCTCAGTCACAGAGGTATGCCCTTTGATGATGTCAGATGTTCTTTATGTAAAGGGGAGGAGGAAACTACAGATCATCTTATGCTCAGATGTCCTTTTGAAGTTAAGGTATGGTCTTATTTCATCAAGGCTTTTCAGATCTCTTGGGTTTTTCCTGACACAGTTAAGAAAATTTTTGAATCTTGGAGGATGAATAATTTGAAAGGAAGGTGTAAACAAGTTTGGTGGAAGGTAATATATGCAGTGCATTGGCAACtttggaaagaaagaaataaCAGGGCTTTGGGGGGAAGAGCTAGAGATACAGATGAGGTGATAATGCTCATTAAGCAGACTATTGTGCTTTGGTTTTTTGATAGGGATGTTTTCAAAGAAATTACTGTAAATCAAGTTATATTTCATTGGGAAACAGTTTTGCATATGTGA
- the LOC113292725 gene encoding protein PAM68, chloroplastic-like codes for MESCPLSRILPFTSSSTFRIKNKSQARFMCGSQTSSFLLQPNLQLSAAFRSPKGFGSSPKKIKKKNNIGELKPERLNENDYDDEVEEEEEDHEDVIPEIITNRMMTRMGISVGIPLFIGLLFFPFFYYLKVVLKLDIPTWVPFIVSFFFFGSALLGVSYGIVSSSWDPMREGSLLGWNEARRNWPVFWQSLWGGRSVNK; via the coding sequence ATGGAGTCCTGCCCTTTATCAAGAATTCTACCCTTTACATCTTCTTCAACATTCCGTATAAAGAATAAATCTCAAGCTAGATTCATGTGTGgttctcaaacatcatccttctTATTACAACCAAATCTACAACTCTCAGCTGCTTTTAGAAGCCCAAAAGGATTTGGTTCTTCTCCAaagaaaattaagaagaaaaacaacattGGTGAGTTAAAACCAGAGAGGTTaaatgaaaatgattatgatgatgaagtagaagaagaagaagaagatcatgaAGATGTAATTCCCGAAATTATAACAAATAGAATGATGACTAGAATGGGGATATCAGTGGGAATTCCATTGTTCATTGGCTTATTGTTTTTCCCGTTCTTTTATTATCTGAAGGTTGTGttaaaacttgatataccaacatgGGTGCCATTTATTGtatcatttttcttctttggctCAGCTTTATTAGGTGTTAGTTATGGAATTGTTTCTTCAAGTTGGGATCCAATGAGAGAAGGTTCCCTCTTAGGTTGGAATGAAGCAAGAAGGAATTGGCCTGTGTTTTGGCAATCTTTATGGGGTGGAAGATCGGTTAATAAGTAG
- the LOC113294739 gene encoding thioredoxin-like protein YLS8 translates to MGLHTLNCVARVCRKEKGKKDVLLPHLHSGWAVDQAILAEEERLVVIRFGHDWDESCMQMDEVLSSVAETIKNFAVIYLVDITEVPDFNTMYELYDPSTVMFFFPNKHIMIDLGTGNNKINWALKDKQEFIDIIETVYRGARKGRGLVIAPKDYSTKYRY, encoded by the exons ATGGGATTGCAT ACACTTAATTGTGTTGCTAGGGTTTGTAGGAAGGAAAAGGGAAAAAAAGATGTCTTACTTCCTCACTTGCACTCTGGTTGGGCTGTGGATCAAGCCATCCTTGCTGAGGAGGAACGACTTGTTGTTATTAGATTCGGTCATGACTGGGATGAGAGTTGCATGCAG ATGGATGAGGTACTGTCTTCAGTTGCTGAGACAATAAAGAATTTTGCTGTGATCTATCTAGTCGACATCACTGAAGTGCCTGATTTCAACACCATGTATGAGCTTTACGACCCATCAACAGTCATGTTCTTTTTCCCTAACAAACACATTATGATTGATTTGGGAActggaaacaacaagatcaactgGGCACTCAAGGACAAGCAGGAGTTCATCGACATCATTGAGACTGTTTATCGTGGGGCCCGGAAAGGTCGAGGTCTGGTGATTGCACCTAAAGACTACTCCACAAAGTACCGTTACTAG